The sequence ATTGAGCATTATCCTCTAGACGTTTGGAATATCAAACGACAATATCGTGCTGGTCGTGCAAAGAACGGGACCCGACTCCCTCTTGAAGTGGTGATGAGATGCATCGACTACTCTTCTCGTCCTGGAGACCTTGTTCTAGATCCGTTTATGGGGAATGGAACTACTGCTGCTGCGTGCAAAACAAGCTACCGGCATTACCTCGGGTATGAAATCAATGATGAACTACAACCGATTATTGACAATGAGCTTTCTCATAGAGATGTTGGAGAATCCTATGTCCCTTACAAGGATAGGCTACCTTCAATAGAGGAGCTCGCAGAGAAGTACCCGGAGGCGTATGAGATTTATAGACAACGTGAGAACCAGAATGTGAACAAACAGAAAGAAGGTGATTAGTCTGGAGCCAAGCGACCTGCTAGAAGACTACGGAAAGCCCCGGGATAGATTAGCTGATGTCTCGGTTGCTTCTGATGTGTTCAACCGGGAATTTGGCTCACAACTCACAGCGTGGGAGTATCGTTTCCATCAAGAATTCAGGCAAAAACTTAGCGGTCGGAGGATGCGGTATAAGGGTTTTGTACGGCATACAACCAATGATTCCGTTTTCCTGCTTTCCCCTAGCCCCTACATGCTTGGTGGAGTCTTCGTCTATCTCTATGAGGATCAAGAGCTCCCGCCAGATGGAGCCATAGTGGAGGTTGAAGGAAGTAATATAGCCGTCCCATCTCTGCTACAGCGCTCCGATGAGACTGTACGGGCCATTTCTGCTGATGCTCTAGAGACGGTAGATTTCAATCTTCTTTCGGAAATAGAGCCACCGATGTCGCTCAAAAATCTCTCACGTTTGCTTTTCAAAGATGTCGGAATGGCCGAAGCAAGCAAGCGGGTTTTTGCTCGCCTTTTCGTGTCCAGTCCGCCATTTCAGGATGCTGTTGGAGGACTAGCAACCGGAATCCAAGCCATCGCTTCGAAGAAGCAGGTACGACGTCTTTTTTCGTTCATGAAGAAAGCTGTCCCGCGTACCCTTCGCGGCAGCTGGCCCGTTACCAAAGAGGTTCGTGGTATGCGTGTGGCAACACCTGACCGTTGGCGCCTTGATGTTGGTACCACGAACAAATCAAAAATCAGGAAGCTTTGTGTGGACCGTGTCGACCCTTCTGGATTTCGTGAGGTTTCCATTGGTGCGCTTACCAACAGCGAGACAGGAGCTCTCCCTGATGTACCCCTGGCTTTGGCTACTGAGGACTTCTGGGTTGAGAGTACTGATGCTGAAAGACTGAGCCTACCAATTCTCAAATCGTCTATAACCTACCAACTTCTAACCCCACAGATTTCTGAAGATGCGATAGAATCCGCAACTGAGCATGTAGTTTCACGTCTTCAGCTATTACGAGACAGCTTTGGGTTTGATAGATCTGTACTTGGAAGAGGACATCTTCTGGATGCAGATCGTATGGGACGCCCACTTAGCACAATACGTCTTGCACGTTCGACAGCACGAGCTAACTGGGATACCGATGTGACTGCGAAGGATTTGAAGCGGGCTTGGGACAATGTCCTTGAACCGGCCTTGAAGGAATTCGCTGAGATTGCTGCTCTGAGAGAAGGGGCCGAAGCTGATTGGGGCAAGGGAAGACCTCTACACCGATATAATACGAAAGTACACCGTGCTCTGAGAAAACTGGATACTGGCAAAACCACATCACTTGGACCGACTTTGCAGGAGATTGCTGAGGAAGCTGGTGTTGATGTTCAAAAGGCTGCAAGAACACTAGAAGAGATGAAGAAAGACGCAGTAGTCTATGAACCGCGGTCAGGTCGTTACCGGCTAGTCTAGCGAATTTCACATGTTGGAATAGAGCTTATCTTCCTGGTCTGTAACTAGACCGTGCTTGAATTCTTCGGATTCTTCTCCCTCTTCCATTATAGAAACATCACGGGGCCCTATTCTTCGAGCGTCATACCCTCTGACTATAACCATGGGATCCAAATCCGCTTTGTCCGCTTTTTCCCCCCTCCAGATGTAGAATTTCTCCCAAGTATCGAGAACAAATATTCCATCACTCTTGAGTGACTCTTCTCGTGCAGGTACTTCTCGAAACCAGATTTCACCTTCTACCTTGTGAACCTTCCATAGTCTGTGTTCGTGCCTTCGAGTAGCAACTTCTCGCACAAAACTTTCTGCACTTTCTTTGGTCACCCGAAAGTTTGGAAATAGCTCACGAAATTCTCGAGGTTCATGCCCTGCTGGAAGACGAAGCAGTTCGATTTCTTCTTCCTTTGTCTGTTTGAGCACTCTGGCGGCTTGACCCAATGTATGTTCTTCTATTTCGTTTTCAGACCCAACCCAGAGATATAACTCGTCATCTGCATCTACCAAGTAACAGTCACTTCTTCCGAATGCTCCTTTTCTGGGCATGCGAATGAGCCTGCCCTTGATGATGTAGTAAACAACTGCTTCCGACATTCGAATCCCCATTCTGAAATTTGTAATCTTCTCGCTTTTGTTTATGGTCAGGATATTGGACGAATATATGAACAATTCCCTTTGAGATTGCCTTCGTTGATTAGTGCTTGCTACTCGTTTTAATCTAAACGAATCGTGAGGTGAAGGGTAATATCCCGTATATGCTTGGGTAAAAACTGCTTATGCATGTATTCTGTTTCTCGGGAGCCAGAATTGCAACAAATTGATAAGAAAAAATTCCCTCAATCCATTGAGGGAATGACATGCAACAGAAAAAGCTTGTTGGCATTGTCGTTTTCTGTACCATTGCACTCATACTGGTTCACCCGGTTCTCGGATGGCAAAACAC is a genomic window of Candidatus Thorarchaeota archaeon containing:
- a CDS encoding site-specific DNA-methyltransferase — its product is IEHYPLDVWNIKRQYRAGRAKNGTRLPLEVVMRCIDYSSRPGDLVLDPFMGNGTTAAACKTSYRHYLGYEINDELQPIIDNELSHRDVGESYVPYKDRLPSIEELAEKYPEAYEIYRQRENQNVNKQKEGD